In Geotalea uraniireducens, one genomic interval encodes:
- a CDS encoding trehalose-phosphatase, whose protein sequence is MTIITQRERLWIFAFDGTIVPAADRAKARLRQPIRQLLEELADNPRNLVALLSSRPLEDLAPRVPVPGIYLGGGCGAEWHTPDNGSMTLSGRPKERLMERREALLPLLADAAALPGIELEDHRWSVAITGGAASAKTRKDCADRLEELVGDGPATRFRRAALVEIPFIPEITMEFGVRAICRLLSFDGELICAGSEQGDAAALSWIIRQGGKAINIGRRPLVAESLAVADVRALNRTVRSIAGLAPAIPTRPHCQRLEAGRTAAAQPLDAPQTGCSIRR, encoded by the coding sequence ATGACCATCATTACCCAGAGAGAACGACTCTGGATTTTTGCCTTCGACGGCACCATCGTGCCGGCCGCCGACCGGGCCAAGGCCCGGCTGCGCCAACCGATCCGGCAGCTGTTGGAAGAACTTGCCGACAATCCGCGAAACCTGGTGGCACTCCTTTCCAGCCGGCCGCTTGAAGACCTGGCCCCCCGGGTGCCGGTGCCCGGCATCTACCTCGGCGGCGGCTGCGGCGCCGAATGGCATACCCCGGATAACGGCTCCATGACTCTGAGCGGTCGGCCGAAGGAACGGCTGATGGAACGACGCGAGGCGCTGCTGCCATTACTGGCGGACGCCGCCGCACTGCCGGGGATCGAACTTGAGGATCACCGCTGGTCGGTAGCGATCACCGGCGGCGCGGCATCGGCAAAGACCCGAAAAGACTGTGCCGACCGGCTGGAAGAGCTGGTCGGCGACGGACCGGCGACCCGCTTTCGCCGGGCGGCACTGGTCGAAATCCCCTTTATTCCGGAAATCACGATGGAATTCGGCGTCCGCGCCATCTGCCGCCTCCTGTCGTTCGACGGCGAACTGATCTGTGCCGGGAGCGAACAGGGTGACGCTGCCGCCCTCAGCTGGATCATTCGCCAAGGGGGAAAGGCCATCAATATCGGCCGGCGGCCGCTGGTCGCCGAGTCTCTCGCCGTCGCCGATGTACGGGCGCTCAACCGCACGGTACGCAGCATCGCCGGCCTGGCCCCGGCCATCCCGACGCGGCCGCACTGCCAACGCCTCGAAGCGGGGCGGACCGCTGCCGCCCAACCGCTCGACGCGCCGCAAACCGGCTGCAGCATCCGCCGGTAA
- a CDS encoding Na+/H+ antiporter NhaA — protein MRKRLNMLREFSVPLIAGVVIALIWANLTPESYHTFIEKPFFGTPSLHFVVNDLFMVLFFGIAAVEITQSCLPGGELHPLRKAINPLFATLGGVVGPVIVYLGLNALFGAPELIRGWGIPTATDIALAWLVARLVFGAGHPAVSFLLLLAVADDAIGLVIIAIFYPDPTVPTAPQWLFLTVAGMVTAYLLRGAKVRSYWPYVIVGGGLSWSGLFLAHLHPALALVFVIPFLPHPPKEDKHLFEEDPHDLSPLARFEHEWKVVVDFGLFLFGLTNAGVAFASMGTATWLVLIALLAGKTVGIFAMGSLAVRLGFPLPARVGNKELIVTGLVAGIGLTVALFVAGAAFVEPVLEGAAKMGALFSAGAALLALVAGRAAGIRRID, from the coding sequence GTGAGAAAACGTCTCAATATGCTCCGGGAATTTTCAGTCCCGCTGATTGCCGGGGTGGTAATTGCCCTGATCTGGGCCAACCTGACCCCGGAAAGCTATCATACGTTCATCGAAAAGCCGTTTTTCGGCACGCCGAGCCTCCATTTCGTGGTCAACGATCTGTTCATGGTGCTCTTTTTCGGCATTGCCGCCGTGGAGATCACCCAGAGCTGCCTCCCGGGAGGCGAGCTGCATCCGCTCCGCAAGGCAATCAACCCCCTGTTCGCCACCCTCGGCGGCGTCGTCGGTCCGGTGATCGTCTACCTGGGGCTCAACGCGCTGTTCGGCGCGCCGGAGCTCATCCGCGGCTGGGGCATCCCGACCGCCACCGACATCGCCCTGGCCTGGCTGGTCGCCCGCCTGGTGTTTGGCGCCGGCCATCCGGCAGTATCGTTTCTCCTGTTGTTGGCAGTGGCCGACGATGCGATCGGCCTGGTGATCATCGCCATCTTCTATCCGGACCCGACCGTGCCGACCGCCCCGCAGTGGCTCTTTCTGACGGTTGCCGGGATGGTGACGGCCTACCTGCTGCGGGGCGCCAAGGTACGCAGCTACTGGCCCTATGTGATCGTCGGCGGGGGATTGAGCTGGTCGGGGCTGTTCCTCGCCCACCTTCACCCCGCCCTGGCGCTGGTCTTCGTCATTCCCTTCCTCCCCCATCCGCCGAAAGAGGACAAGCATCTGTTCGAGGAGGATCCCCACGACCTCTCGCCCCTCGCCCGCTTCGAGCACGAATGGAAAGTCGTGGTCGACTTCGGGCTGTTTCTGTTCGGCCTGACCAATGCCGGGGTAGCCTTCGCCAGCATGGGGACTGCCACCTGGCTGGTGCTGATCGCCCTTTTGGCCGGCAAGACGGTCGGCATCTTCGCCATGGGCTCACTGGCGGTACGGCTCGGCTTTCCACTGCCGGCCAGAGTGGGCAACAAGGAACTGATCGTGACCGGGCTGGTGGCCGGCATCGGCCTGACCGTAGCCCTGTTCGTCGCCGGGGCCGCCTTCGTGGAGCCGGTATTGGAGGGAGCGGCCAAAATGGGAGCGCTGTTTTCCGCCGGCGCCGCGCTGCTGGCACTGGTGGCGGGACGGGCCGCCGGAATCAGGCGGATCGACTGA
- a CDS encoding potassium transporter Kup, with protein sequence MSDSIPHRHQAVPLALTALGVVYGDIGTSPLYALRECFHGEHLLRATPANVLGVLSLIFWALIVIISLKYLLLVMRADNRGEGGILALLALLNPWRARHGWGRMMTISLGLFGAALLYGDGAITPAISVLSAIEGLKVATPLLTPVVVPTTIAILIALFLLQKRGTAGIGALFGPVMIVWFATIALLGIRGITMAPEVLAAVNPLHAIRLFARDGMEGFLILGSVFLVVTGGEALYADMGHFGRPPIRLAWFACVLPALLLNYFGQGALLLRRPFEATEPFYHLAPSWALYPLVLLATAATIIASQAVISGAFSLTRQAVQLGMSPRMRIIQTSSEEIGQIYIPAVNWALMGATVALVTGFHTSSNLAAAYGVAVTTTMVITTVLIFAVMRKRWRWGLLSASSLTAVLLTVDLAFFAANMFKVEAGGWLPLAAGLALFVLMKTWYQGRELLSARLQENVIDLRTLMEKISFAPPIRVPGVAVFMSGRLNHAPPMLLHHLQHNQVLHETVVLLTVVTEDSPRVAAADRLELEDLSHGFYRLIARYGFMQSPNVPVLLRACEPLGLTIDPDEASYYLARETLIPTERVRGMPIWREKLFAFMVRNALQATAFYNLPPDRVVELGQQVEI encoded by the coding sequence ATGAGCGATAGCATCCCCCACAGGCACCAGGCGGTTCCCCTCGCCCTGACAGCTCTCGGCGTCGTCTATGGGGACATCGGCACCAGCCCGCTGTATGCCCTGCGCGAATGTTTCCACGGCGAACACCTGCTGCGGGCGACGCCGGCCAACGTGCTCGGGGTCCTGTCGCTGATCTTCTGGGCGTTGATCGTCATCATCTCGCTCAAATACCTGCTCTTGGTGATGCGGGCGGACAACCGGGGCGAGGGGGGAATCCTGGCACTGCTGGCACTGCTCAACCCGTGGCGCGCACGGCACGGCTGGGGCCGGATGATGACGATTTCCCTCGGTCTGTTCGGCGCGGCGCTGCTTTACGGCGACGGGGCAATCACCCCGGCGATTTCGGTATTGAGCGCCATCGAGGGACTCAAGGTGGCCACGCCGTTGCTCACCCCGGTGGTCGTCCCGACGACCATCGCCATCCTGATCGCGCTTTTCCTGCTGCAGAAACGGGGGACCGCCGGCATTGGTGCCCTGTTCGGCCCGGTGATGATCGTCTGGTTCGCCACCATTGCCCTGCTGGGGATACGGGGGATCACCATGGCTCCGGAAGTGCTCGCCGCCGTCAATCCCCTCCATGCAATCCGGCTGTTCGCCAGGGATGGCATGGAAGGATTCCTGATCCTAGGATCGGTCTTCCTGGTGGTCACCGGCGGCGAGGCGCTCTATGCCGACATGGGACACTTCGGCCGCCCGCCGATCCGCCTCGCCTGGTTCGCCTGTGTGCTGCCGGCGCTTTTGCTCAACTACTTCGGCCAGGGGGCGCTGCTTCTCCGTCGCCCGTTCGAGGCGACCGAGCCGTTCTACCACCTTGCCCCCTCCTGGGCTCTCTACCCGCTGGTGCTGCTTGCCACCGCCGCGACGATCATCGCTTCCCAGGCAGTGATCTCCGGCGCCTTTTCCCTGACCCGCCAGGCAGTGCAACTCGGCATGAGCCCGCGAATGCGGATCATCCAGACCTCCTCGGAAGAAATCGGCCAGATCTACATCCCGGCAGTCAACTGGGCATTGATGGGCGCCACCGTGGCCCTGGTAACCGGCTTCCACACGTCGAGCAACCTGGCGGCGGCCTATGGCGTGGCGGTGACGACCACCATGGTCATCACCACGGTGCTGATTTTTGCCGTGATGCGCAAACGCTGGCGGTGGGGCCTTTTGTCGGCAAGCTCGCTGACCGCCGTACTGCTCACCGTCGACCTGGCATTCTTCGCCGCCAACATGTTCAAGGTCGAAGCCGGCGGCTGGCTCCCCCTGGCGGCCGGGCTGGCGCTGTTCGTGCTGATGAAGACCTGGTACCAGGGACGGGAGCTGCTCTCCGCCCGGCTCCAGGAGAACGTCATCGACCTGCGGACCCTGATGGAGAAGATCTCTTTCGCCCCGCCGATCCGGGTCCCCGGCGTGGCAGTCTTCATGTCCGGCCGCCTCAACCACGCCCCGCCGATGCTCCTCCACCATCTGCAGCACAACCAGGTACTCCACGAAACCGTCGTGCTGCTGACGGTGGTCACCGAGGACAGCCCCCGCGTCGCCGCGGCAGACCGGCTGGAATTGGAAGACCTCAGCCACGGTTTTTACCGGCTGATTGCCCGCTACGGCTTCATGCAGAGCCCCAATGTGCCCGTGCTGCTTCGGGCCTGCGAACCGCTCGGCCTGACCATCGACCCCGACGAGGCCTCCTATTACCTCGCCCGGGAGACACTGATCCCCACCGAGCGGGTCCGCGGCATGCCGATCTGGCGGGAAAAACTGTTCGCCTTCATGGTTCGCAATGCCCTGCAGGCGACCGCGTTCTACAATCTTCCTCCCGATCGAGTGGTCGAACTGGGGCAGCAGGTGGAAATTTAA
- the treZ gene encoding malto-oligosyltrehalose trehalohydrolase yields the protein MTAPSWQLDLGATPSPAGTRFRVWAPRAKTVSVIGAGETAHELPLHREGEYFVGQSTDFRAGDRYRYLLDGTLLRPDPASRCQPEGVHGPSQVVDLTGFAWSDADWRGIDLTDLITYELHVGTFTPAGTFAAIIEELEYLVELGITAIELMPVGQFPGSRNWGYDGVYPYAPQHSYGGHAGLKQLVDACHRKGLAVVLDVVYNHLGPEGNYLHAFAPYFTDRYRTPWGEAVNFDGPYSDGVRHYVVANALHWLTEYHVDALRLDAIHGIFDFSPRHILRELAEAVHELSEELGRPLQVIAESDLNDVRTITPVDRGGHGLDAQWADDFHHALRAFLTGERQGYYGDFGAFSQLVTAFREGFVYSGQYSPFRKRRHGSSTATAPPRQLLVFAQNHDQIGNRPRGDRLGAVLTADQLRLVAAAVILSPYLPLIFMGEEYGEPAPFPYFVSHGDSALVDAVRRGRREEFATFAWQGEIPDPQGEATFRAARLDRTLRDREPHCRLLAFYRELFRLRRELPPLRRPSRAGTGITAFGREQVLVMVRSADAETLVCLFNFSAGEQALPLPGPAGRYRKLVDSAAEPWGGAGSPAAGHTAATALVLLAPFSAVVYRKE from the coding sequence ATGACCGCCCCGAGCTGGCAGCTCGATCTCGGGGCAACCCCTTCCCCGGCCGGCACCCGGTTCCGGGTCTGGGCCCCGCGGGCAAAGACGGTCAGCGTCATCGGCGCCGGAGAGACGGCGCACGAGCTCCCCCTGCACCGGGAGGGCGAATACTTCGTCGGACAGAGCACCGACTTCCGCGCCGGCGACCGCTACCGCTACCTGCTCGACGGCACCCTGCTCCGCCCCGACCCCGCCTCCCGCTGCCAGCCCGAGGGCGTCCACGGCCCCTCGCAGGTGGTGGACCTGACGGGCTTTGCCTGGTCCGACGCCGACTGGCGGGGGATCGACCTCACCGACCTGATCACCTACGAACTCCACGTCGGCACCTTCACCCCAGCCGGGACCTTCGCCGCCATCATCGAAGAGCTCGAATACTTGGTCGAGCTAGGGATCACCGCCATCGAGCTGATGCCGGTCGGCCAGTTCCCCGGCAGCCGCAACTGGGGGTACGACGGCGTCTACCCCTACGCCCCCCAGCACTCCTACGGCGGCCACGCAGGCCTCAAGCAGCTGGTCGATGCCTGCCACCGCAAGGGATTGGCGGTCGTGCTCGACGTGGTCTACAACCATCTCGGCCCGGAGGGGAACTACCTTCACGCCTTCGCCCCCTACTTCACCGACCGCTATCGCACCCCGTGGGGGGAGGCGGTGAACTTCGACGGCCCCTACAGCGACGGGGTCCGCCACTATGTCGTTGCCAACGCCCTCCACTGGCTGACCGAATACCATGTCGACGCCCTGCGGCTCGACGCCATCCACGGCATCTTCGACTTCAGCCCCCGGCACATTCTTCGGGAACTGGCCGAAGCGGTCCACGAGCTCTCCGAAGAGCTCGGCCGCCCCCTCCAGGTGATTGCCGAGAGCGACCTGAACGACGTCCGGACGATTACGCCTGTCGACCGGGGCGGCCATGGTCTCGACGCCCAGTGGGCCGACGACTTCCATCACGCCCTGCGGGCTTTCCTGACCGGGGAGCGCCAGGGGTATTACGGCGATTTCGGGGCCTTCAGCCAATTGGTGACCGCCTTCCGGGAAGGGTTCGTCTACTCCGGCCAGTATTCGCCATTCCGCAAGCGCCGGCACGGTAGCTCGACCGCCACCGCCCCCCCCCGGCAGCTCCTGGTCTTCGCCCAGAACCACGACCAGATCGGCAACCGGCCGCGAGGCGACCGGCTCGGAGCGGTCCTCACCGCGGACCAGTTGCGGCTGGTGGCGGCGGCAGTAATCCTTTCGCCCTACCTGCCGCTCATCTTTATGGGGGAAGAGTACGGTGAGCCGGCACCGTTCCCCTATTTCGTCAGTCATGGCGACTCCGCCCTCGTCGACGCGGTCCGCCGGGGAAGGCGGGAGGAGTTCGCCACCTTCGCCTGGCAGGGAGAAATACCGGACCCCCAGGGCGAAGCGACCTTCCGCGCCGCCCGGCTCGATCGCACGTTGCGCGACCGGGAACCGCACTGCCGGTTGCTCGCGTTCTACCGGGAGCTTTTCCGGCTCCGCCGGGAACTGCCGCCACTCCGCCGGCCGAGCCGCGCCGGAACCGGGATAACGGCTTTCGGCCGGGAACAGGTGCTGGTGATGGTCAGGAGCGCCGACGCCGAGACGCTGGTCTGCCTGTTCAACTTCAGCGCCGGGGAGCAGGCTTTGCCCCTCCCCGGTCCTGCCGGCCGCTACCGGAAACTCGTCGACTCCGCCGCCGAACCGTGGGGCGGCGCCGGCAGCCCCGCCGCGGGCCATACCGCCGCCACAGCGCTGGTGCTCCTTGCACCGTTCTCGGCGGTCGTCTACCGGAAGGAATGA
- a CDS encoding DUF3536 domain-containing protein: MERFICIHGHFYQPPRENPWLEGVEIQDSAHPYHDWNERITAECYAPNSASRIVDGAGRILDIVNSYARISFNFGPTLLCWMERSSPEVYRAILEADRLSIAWRSGHGNALAQVYNHLIMPLANRRDKETQIRWGIRDFESRFGRFPEGMWLAETAVDGETLELLAEAGIRFTILAPHQAARCRPLTGGRWHDVGGGRIDPSRPYRCRLPSGRSIVIFFYDGPISRAVAFEKLLDRGETFAHRLLSGFAEHRQWPQLLSIATDGETYGHHHRHGDMALAYALNYLEGNGLARLTNYGEFLDHSPPTHEVRIVEKSSWSCLHGIERWRGNCGCNSGSHGDWHQEWRAPLRAALDWLRDELAERYAAAAGQLFHDPWQARDDYIDVILDRSPGRLAPFLDLHAIRPLRDDERVTLLKLLEMQRHTLLMYTSCGWFFDELSGIETVQVIQYAGRAVQLAQELFANGIEHAFLARLAEARSNLPEQGDGARIYERFVRPAMIDLVKVGAHYAISSLFQEYDEETAIFSYRVRREASRLVQAGTTRLTIGRAVVGSAVTTEEELITYCVLYFGGHALNGGVRSFRGDEAYRAMGGAIVAAFEQSDFAAIIRLMDEHFGMHTYSLRDLFRDEQRRILHQVIAATLGEFEESYTRLYDNYRLLMSFVRETGMPVPNQFRTTAGLALNLKLASAFAAAPLRHGEIEELLGEIGEWAVPLDAVDLEFQVRRRLEGIMAALRKSPADEQLLEEACSSLATVARLPVEINFWKCQNDYLTIARTTGRAIAARASSGDRAAGRWLAAFRTIGDQLRFATAAVIPAAAGDDT; the protein is encoded by the coding sequence ATGGAACGGTTCATCTGCATTCACGGTCATTTTTATCAGCCCCCGCGGGAAAACCCCTGGCTGGAGGGGGTGGAAATCCAGGATTCCGCCCATCCGTACCACGACTGGAACGAGCGGATCACCGCCGAATGCTACGCCCCGAACAGCGCTTCGCGGATCGTCGACGGCGCGGGGCGGATCCTCGACATCGTCAACAGCTACGCCCGGATCAGCTTCAATTTCGGCCCCACCCTCCTCTGCTGGATGGAGCGCTCCTCCCCCGAAGTCTACCGGGCCATCCTGGAAGCGGACCGGCTGAGCATCGCCTGGCGCTCCGGGCACGGCAACGCCCTGGCCCAGGTCTACAACCACCTGATCATGCCGCTCGCCAACCGGCGGGACAAAGAGACCCAGATCCGCTGGGGAATCAGGGACTTCGAGAGCCGCTTCGGCCGTTTTCCCGAAGGGATGTGGCTGGCGGAAACGGCCGTGGACGGCGAAACGCTGGAGCTGCTCGCCGAAGCCGGCATCCGCTTCACTATCCTCGCCCCGCACCAGGCGGCCCGCTGCCGCCCCCTTACCGGCGGCCGCTGGCACGACGTCGGCGGCGGCCGGATCGACCCGAGCCGCCCCTACCGCTGCCGGCTCCCCTCTGGCCGGAGCATCGTCATCTTTTTCTACGACGGGCCGATCTCCCGCGCCGTCGCCTTCGAGAAGCTGCTCGACCGGGGCGAGACCTTCGCCCACCGGCTGCTGTCGGGATTCGCCGAGCACCGGCAGTGGCCGCAGCTCCTCTCCATCGCCACCGACGGCGAGACGTACGGGCACCATCACCGGCACGGCGACATGGCACTGGCGTACGCCCTCAACTACTTGGAAGGGAACGGCCTGGCCCGGCTGACCAATTACGGCGAATTCCTCGACCACTCACCGCCGACCCACGAGGTGCGAATCGTCGAGAAGAGCTCCTGGAGCTGCCTCCACGGCATCGAGCGCTGGCGGGGGAACTGCGGCTGCAATTCCGGCAGCCACGGCGACTGGCACCAGGAGTGGCGGGCGCCGCTGCGGGCCGCCCTCGACTGGCTGCGGGACGAGCTGGCCGAACGGTATGCCGCCGCGGCCGGGCAGCTTTTCCACGACCCCTGGCAGGCGCGCGACGATTATATCGACGTCATCCTCGACCGGTCGCCGGGACGGCTCGCCCCCTTCCTGGATCTCCATGCCATCCGGCCGCTCCGGGACGACGAACGGGTGACCCTGCTGAAACTGCTGGAGATGCAGCGGCACACCCTGCTGATGTACACCAGCTGCGGCTGGTTCTTCGACGAACTGTCGGGGATCGAGACCGTCCAGGTGATCCAGTACGCCGGCCGGGCCGTCCAGCTGGCCCAGGAGCTGTTCGCCAACGGCATCGAGCACGCCTTTCTCGCCCGGCTCGCCGAGGCCCGGAGCAATCTCCCCGAGCAGGGGGACGGTGCCCGGATCTACGAACGCTTCGTCCGGCCGGCGATGATCGACCTGGTGAAGGTCGGCGCCCATTATGCCATCAGCTCCCTCTTCCAGGAGTATGACGAGGAAACCGCCATCTTCAGCTACCGGGTCCGGCGTGAAGCGAGCCGGCTGGTCCAGGCGGGAACGACCCGGCTCACCATCGGCCGGGCCGTTGTCGGTTCCGCGGTCACCACCGAGGAGGAGCTGATCACCTACTGCGTCCTCTACTTCGGCGGCCACGCCCTCAACGGCGGAGTCCGCAGCTTCCGCGGCGACGAGGCCTACCGCGCCATGGGCGGCGCGATCGTCGCCGCCTTTGAGCAGAGCGATTTCGCCGCGATCATCCGGCTGATGGACGAGCATTTCGGCATGCACACCTACTCGCTCCGGGACCTGTTCCGCGATGAACAGCGGCGGATTCTCCACCAGGTGATCGCCGCGACCCTCGGCGAATTCGAGGAGAGCTATACCCGGCTCTACGATAACTACCGACTGCTGATGAGCTTCGTCCGCGAGACCGGCATGCCGGTACCGAACCAGTTCCGGACCACCGCCGGGCTGGCCCTCAACCTCAAGCTGGCCAGTGCCTTCGCCGCCGCGCCGCTTCGCCACGGCGAGATCGAGGAACTGCTCGGCGAAATCGGCGAATGGGCCGTTCCCCTCGACGCGGTCGACCTGGAATTCCAGGTCAGGCGCCGCCTAGAGGGGATCATGGCCGCGCTGCGGAAGTCCCCCGCCGACGAGCAACTGCTGGAAGAGGCCTGCAGCTCCCTGGCGACGGTCGCCCGGCTGCCGGTCGAGATCAATTTCTGGAAATGCCAGAACGACTACCTGACGATCGCCCGCACCACCGGGCGGGCCATTGCCGCCCGGGCCAGCAGCGGCGATCGGGCAGCCGGCCGCTGGCTCGCCGCCTTCCGCACCATCGGCGACCAGCTGCGCTTCGCTACCGCGGCCGTCATTCCGGCCGCAGCGGGAGACGATACATGA